A genomic segment from Canis lupus baileyi chromosome 13, mCanLup2.hap1, whole genome shotgun sequence encodes:
- the MUTYH gene encoding adenine DNA glycosylase isoform X6: protein MLILVPLKSLAETQPEWSYLSVQPAKSKLLSLWRAIMKKPQAAVRSRLRKQASRQEGSEKRVLSSSQVKPSTAAGLAKRQEAAWQASVSSYHLFRDTAEVMAFRENLLNWYDREKRDLPWRRLAEGEVDLDRRAYAVWVSEVMLQQTQVATVIDYYTRWMQKWPTLQDLAGASLEEVNQLWAGLGYYSRGRRLQQGARKVVEELGGHVPHTAETLQRLLPGVGRYTAGAIASIAFGQATGVVDGNVIRVLCRVRAIGADSSSTLVSQHLWGLAQQLVDPARPGDFNQAAMELGALVCTPQHPHCSQCPVRSLCRAYQKVERGKLLASQSLPGSPDVEECASSTELCQLCAHPTEPWDQTLGVTNFPRKASRKPPREECSAICVLEQPRALGGPQILLVQRPSSGLLAGLWEFPSVTAEASGRCQREALLQELQSWAGPLPASHLQHLGQVVHTFSHIKLTYQVYGLALEGQTPVTIVPPGARWLTREEFHTAAISTAMKKVFRVYEGQQPGICKGSKRSQVSTPSSRKKPSPGQQLLDSFFRPLIPTDSSNLNSMAQ from the exons ATGCTAATATTGGTCCCTCTGAAGTCACTTGCAGAAACGCAGCCCGAATGGTCCTACCTCAGTGTGCAGCCGGCCAAGAGCAAACTCCTGAGCCTCTGGAGA GCCATCATGAAGAAGCCACAAGCAGCTGTGAGAAGTCGTCTTAGGAAGCAGGCATCCAGGCAGGAGGGAAGTGAGAAGCGTGTCCTCAGCAGCAGCCAGGTCAAGCCTTCTACCGCTGCAG GCTTGGCCAAGCGGCAGGAGGCGGCATGGCAGGCCTCTGTCTCCTCATACCATCTGTTCAGAGACACAGCCGAGGTCATGGCCTTTCGGGAGAACCTACTGAACTGGTATGACCGAGAGAAGCGGGACCTGCCCTGGAGAAGGCTG gcagagggtgaggtGGATCTGGACAGGCGGGCGTATGCTG TGTGGGTCTCAGAGGTCATGCTGCAGCAGACCCAGGTCGCAACGGTGATCGACTATTATACTCGATGGATGCAG AAGTGGCCAACGCTGCAGGACCTAGCCGGTGCTTCCCTGGAG GAGGTGAACCAGCTCTGGGCTGGCCTGGGTTACTACTCTCGAGGCCGGCGGCTGCAGCAAGGAGCTCGGAAG GTGGTAGAGGAGCTAGGGGGCCATGTGCCACATACAGCAGAAACCCTGCAGCGGCTCCTGCCTGGCGTGGGGCGGTACACAGCAGGAGCCATTGCCTCCATTGCCTTTGGACAG GCAACCGGTGTGGTAGATGGGAACGTAATACGGGTGCTATGCCGTGTCCGAGCCATTGGTGCTGATTCCAGCAGCACCCTTGTCTCCCAGCATCTCTG GGGTTTAGCCCAGCAGCTGGTAGACCCAGCCCGGCCCGGGGATTTTAACCAGGCAGCCATGGAGCTGGGGGCCCTAGTGTGCACCCCACAGCACCCGCACTGCAGCCAGTGCCCTGTGCGGAGCCTGTGCCGGGCATACCAGAAG GTGGAACGGGGAAAGCTCTTAGCCTCCCAGAGCCTGCCAGGCAGCCCCGACGTGGAGGAGTGTG CTTCCAGCACCGAACTGTGCCAGCTGTGCGCGCATCCCACAGAGCCCTGGGACCAGACCCTGGGAGTGACCAACTTTCCCAGGAAGGCCAGCCGCAAGCCCCCCAGGGAGGAGTGCTCTGCCATTTGTGTTCTAGAGCAGCCCAGGGCCCTTGGGGGTCCTCAAATTCTGCTGGTGCAGAGGCCCAGTTCAG GTTTGCTGGCAGGACTGTGGGAGTTCCCATCAGTGACCGCAGAGGCCTCAGGGCGATGTCAGCGTGAGGCCCTGCTGCAGGAACTGCAGAGTTGGGCTgggcccctcccagcctcccacctCCAGCACCTTGGGCAG GTGGTCCACACCTTCTCTCACATCAAGCTGACATATCAAGTATACGGTCTGGCTCTGGAAGGACAGACCCCGGTGACCATTGTACCACCTGGCGCACGCTGGCTGACCCGGGAGGAGTTTCACACTGCAGCTATCTCCACCGCTATGAAAAAG GTGTTCCGTGTGTACGAGGGCCAACAGCCAGGGATCTGCAAG GGTTCCAAGAGATCCCAAGTGTCTACTCCATCCAGCCGGAAAAAGCCCAGCCCTGGCCAGCAACTCCTGGATAGTTTCTTTCGGCCTCTCATCCCTACGGATTCATCCAACCTCAACAGTATGGCCCAGTGA
- the MUTYH gene encoding adenine DNA glycosylase isoform X8 produces the protein MKKPQAAVRSRLRKQASRQEGSEKRVLSSSQVKPSTAAAGLAKRQEAAWQASVSSYHLFRDTAEVMAFRENLLNWYDREKRDLPWRRLAEGEVDLDRRAYAVWVSEVMLQQTQVATVIDYYTRWMQKWPTLQDLAGASLEEVNQLWAGLGYYSRGRRLQQGARKVVEELGGHVPHTAETLQRLLPGVGRYTAGAIASIAFGQATGVVDGNVIRVLCRVRAIGADSSSTLVSQHLWGLAQQLVDPARPGDFNQAAMELGALVCTPQHPHCSQCPVRSLCRAYQKVERGKLLASQSLPGSPDVEECASSTELCQLCAHPTEPWDQTLGVTNFPRKASRKPPREECSAICVLEQPRALGGPQILLVQRPSSGLLAGLWEFPSVTAEASGRCQREALLQELQSWAGPLPASHLQHLGQACFSPLTFLQVVHTFSHIKLTYQVYGLALEGQTPVTIVPPGARWLTREEFHTAAISTAMKKVFRVYEGQQPGICKGSKRSQVSTPSSRKKPSPGQQLLDSFFRPLIPTDSSNLNSMAQ, from the exons ATGAAGAAGCCACAAGCAGCTGTGAGAAGTCGTCTTAGGAAGCAGGCATCCAGGCAGGAGGGAAGTGAGAAGCGTGTCCTCAGCAGCAGCCAGGTCAAGCCTTCTACCGCTGCAG CAGGCTTGGCCAAGCGGCAGGAGGCGGCATGGCAGGCCTCTGTCTCCTCATACCATCTGTTCAGAGACACAGCCGAGGTCATGGCCTTTCGGGAGAACCTACTGAACTGGTATGACCGAGAGAAGCGGGACCTGCCCTGGAGAAGGCTG gcagagggtgaggtGGATCTGGACAGGCGGGCGTATGCTG TGTGGGTCTCAGAGGTCATGCTGCAGCAGACCCAGGTCGCAACGGTGATCGACTATTATACTCGATGGATGCAG AAGTGGCCAACGCTGCAGGACCTAGCCGGTGCTTCCCTGGAG GAGGTGAACCAGCTCTGGGCTGGCCTGGGTTACTACTCTCGAGGCCGGCGGCTGCAGCAAGGAGCTCGGAAG GTGGTAGAGGAGCTAGGGGGCCATGTGCCACATACAGCAGAAACCCTGCAGCGGCTCCTGCCTGGCGTGGGGCGGTACACAGCAGGAGCCATTGCCTCCATTGCCTTTGGACAG GCAACCGGTGTGGTAGATGGGAACGTAATACGGGTGCTATGCCGTGTCCGAGCCATTGGTGCTGATTCCAGCAGCACCCTTGTCTCCCAGCATCTCTG GGGTTTAGCCCAGCAGCTGGTAGACCCAGCCCGGCCCGGGGATTTTAACCAGGCAGCCATGGAGCTGGGGGCCCTAGTGTGCACCCCACAGCACCCGCACTGCAGCCAGTGCCCTGTGCGGAGCCTGTGCCGGGCATACCAGAAG GTGGAACGGGGAAAGCTCTTAGCCTCCCAGAGCCTGCCAGGCAGCCCCGACGTGGAGGAGTGTG CTTCCAGCACCGAACTGTGCCAGCTGTGCGCGCATCCCACAGAGCCCTGGGACCAGACCCTGGGAGTGACCAACTTTCCCAGGAAGGCCAGCCGCAAGCCCCCCAGGGAGGAGTGCTCTGCCATTTGTGTTCTAGAGCAGCCCAGGGCCCTTGGGGGTCCTCAAATTCTGCTGGTGCAGAGGCCCAGTTCAG GTTTGCTGGCAGGACTGTGGGAGTTCCCATCAGTGACCGCAGAGGCCTCAGGGCGATGTCAGCGTGAGGCCCTGCTGCAGGAACTGCAGAGTTGGGCTgggcccctcccagcctcccacctCCAGCACCTTGGGCAG GCCTGTTTCAGCCCCTTGACCTTCCTCCAGGTGGTCCACACCTTCTCTCACATCAAGCTGACATATCAAGTATACGGTCTGGCTCTGGAAGGACAGACCCCGGTGACCATTGTACCACCTGGCGCACGCTGGCTGACCCGGGAGGAGTTTCACACTGCAGCTATCTCCACCGCTATGAAAAAG GTGTTCCGTGTGTACGAGGGCCAACAGCCAGGGATCTGCAAG GGTTCCAAGAGATCCCAAGTGTCTACTCCATCCAGCCGGAAAAAGCCCAGCCCTGGCCAGCAACTCCTGGATAGTTTCTTTCGGCCTCTCATCCCTACGGATTCATCCAACCTCAACAGTATGGCCCAGTGA
- the MUTYH gene encoding adenine DNA glycosylase isoform X9, whose translation MKKPQAAVRSRLRKQASRQEGSEKRVLSSSQVKPSTAAGLAKRQEAAWQASVSSYHLFRDTAEVMAFRENLLNWYDREKRDLPWRRLAEGEVDLDRRAYAVWVSEVMLQQTQVATVIDYYTRWMQKWPTLQDLAGASLEEVNQLWAGLGYYSRGRRLQQGARKVVEELGGHVPHTAETLQRLLPGVGRYTAGAIASIAFGQATGVVDGNVIRVLCRVRAIGADSSSTLVSQHLWGLAQQLVDPARPGDFNQAAMELGALVCTPQHPHCSQCPVRSLCRAYQKVERGKLLASQSLPGSPDVEECASSTELCQLCAHPTEPWDQTLGVTNFPRKASRKPPREECSAICVLEQPRALGGPQILLVQRPSSGLLAGLWEFPSVTAEASGRCQREALLQELQSWAGPLPASHLQHLGQACFSPLTFLQVVHTFSHIKLTYQVYGLALEGQTPVTIVPPGARWLTREEFHTAAISTAMKKVFRVYEGQQPGICKGSKRSQVSTPSSRKKPSPGQQLLDSFFRPLIPTDSSNLNSMAQ comes from the exons ATGAAGAAGCCACAAGCAGCTGTGAGAAGTCGTCTTAGGAAGCAGGCATCCAGGCAGGAGGGAAGTGAGAAGCGTGTCCTCAGCAGCAGCCAGGTCAAGCCTTCTACCGCTGCAG GCTTGGCCAAGCGGCAGGAGGCGGCATGGCAGGCCTCTGTCTCCTCATACCATCTGTTCAGAGACACAGCCGAGGTCATGGCCTTTCGGGAGAACCTACTGAACTGGTATGACCGAGAGAAGCGGGACCTGCCCTGGAGAAGGCTG gcagagggtgaggtGGATCTGGACAGGCGGGCGTATGCTG TGTGGGTCTCAGAGGTCATGCTGCAGCAGACCCAGGTCGCAACGGTGATCGACTATTATACTCGATGGATGCAG AAGTGGCCAACGCTGCAGGACCTAGCCGGTGCTTCCCTGGAG GAGGTGAACCAGCTCTGGGCTGGCCTGGGTTACTACTCTCGAGGCCGGCGGCTGCAGCAAGGAGCTCGGAAG GTGGTAGAGGAGCTAGGGGGCCATGTGCCACATACAGCAGAAACCCTGCAGCGGCTCCTGCCTGGCGTGGGGCGGTACACAGCAGGAGCCATTGCCTCCATTGCCTTTGGACAG GCAACCGGTGTGGTAGATGGGAACGTAATACGGGTGCTATGCCGTGTCCGAGCCATTGGTGCTGATTCCAGCAGCACCCTTGTCTCCCAGCATCTCTG GGGTTTAGCCCAGCAGCTGGTAGACCCAGCCCGGCCCGGGGATTTTAACCAGGCAGCCATGGAGCTGGGGGCCCTAGTGTGCACCCCACAGCACCCGCACTGCAGCCAGTGCCCTGTGCGGAGCCTGTGCCGGGCATACCAGAAG GTGGAACGGGGAAAGCTCTTAGCCTCCCAGAGCCTGCCAGGCAGCCCCGACGTGGAGGAGTGTG CTTCCAGCACCGAACTGTGCCAGCTGTGCGCGCATCCCACAGAGCCCTGGGACCAGACCCTGGGAGTGACCAACTTTCCCAGGAAGGCCAGCCGCAAGCCCCCCAGGGAGGAGTGCTCTGCCATTTGTGTTCTAGAGCAGCCCAGGGCCCTTGGGGGTCCTCAAATTCTGCTGGTGCAGAGGCCCAGTTCAG GTTTGCTGGCAGGACTGTGGGAGTTCCCATCAGTGACCGCAGAGGCCTCAGGGCGATGTCAGCGTGAGGCCCTGCTGCAGGAACTGCAGAGTTGGGCTgggcccctcccagcctcccacctCCAGCACCTTGGGCAG GCCTGTTTCAGCCCCTTGACCTTCCTCCAGGTGGTCCACACCTTCTCTCACATCAAGCTGACATATCAAGTATACGGTCTGGCTCTGGAAGGACAGACCCCGGTGACCATTGTACCACCTGGCGCACGCTGGCTGACCCGGGAGGAGTTTCACACTGCAGCTATCTCCACCGCTATGAAAAAG GTGTTCCGTGTGTACGAGGGCCAACAGCCAGGGATCTGCAAG GGTTCCAAGAGATCCCAAGTGTCTACTCCATCCAGCCGGAAAAAGCCCAGCCCTGGCCAGCAACTCCTGGATAGTTTCTTTCGGCCTCTCATCCCTACGGATTCATCCAACCTCAACAGTATGGCCCAGTGA
- the MUTYH gene encoding adenine DNA glycosylase isoform X10, which translates to MAFRENLLNWYDREKRDLPWRRLAEGEVDLDRRAYAVWVSEVMLQQTQVATVIDYYTRWMQKWPTLQDLAGASLEEVNQLWAGLGYYSRGRRLQQGARKVVEELGGHVPHTAETLQRLLPGVGRYTAGAIASIAFGQATGVVDGNVIRVLCRVRAIGADSSSTLVSQHLWGLAQQLVDPARPGDFNQAAMELGALVCTPQHPHCSQCPVRSLCRAYQKVERGKLLASQSLPGSPDVEECASSTELCQLCAHPTEPWDQTLGVTNFPRKASRKPPREECSAICVLEQPRALGGPQILLVQRPSSGLLAGLWEFPSVTAEASGRCQREALLQELQSWAGPLPASHLQHLGQACFSPLTFLQVVHTFSHIKLTYQVYGLALEGQTPVTIVPPGARWLTREEFHTAAISTAMKKVFRVYEGQQPGICKGSKRSQVSTPSSRKKPSPGQQLLDSFFRPLIPTDSSNLNSMAQ; encoded by the exons ATGGCCTTTCGGGAGAACCTACTGAACTGGTATGACCGAGAGAAGCGGGACCTGCCCTGGAGAAGGCTG gcagagggtgaggtGGATCTGGACAGGCGGGCGTATGCTG TGTGGGTCTCAGAGGTCATGCTGCAGCAGACCCAGGTCGCAACGGTGATCGACTATTATACTCGATGGATGCAG AAGTGGCCAACGCTGCAGGACCTAGCCGGTGCTTCCCTGGAG GAGGTGAACCAGCTCTGGGCTGGCCTGGGTTACTACTCTCGAGGCCGGCGGCTGCAGCAAGGAGCTCGGAAG GTGGTAGAGGAGCTAGGGGGCCATGTGCCACATACAGCAGAAACCCTGCAGCGGCTCCTGCCTGGCGTGGGGCGGTACACAGCAGGAGCCATTGCCTCCATTGCCTTTGGACAG GCAACCGGTGTGGTAGATGGGAACGTAATACGGGTGCTATGCCGTGTCCGAGCCATTGGTGCTGATTCCAGCAGCACCCTTGTCTCCCAGCATCTCTG GGGTTTAGCCCAGCAGCTGGTAGACCCAGCCCGGCCCGGGGATTTTAACCAGGCAGCCATGGAGCTGGGGGCCCTAGTGTGCACCCCACAGCACCCGCACTGCAGCCAGTGCCCTGTGCGGAGCCTGTGCCGGGCATACCAGAAG GTGGAACGGGGAAAGCTCTTAGCCTCCCAGAGCCTGCCAGGCAGCCCCGACGTGGAGGAGTGTG CTTCCAGCACCGAACTGTGCCAGCTGTGCGCGCATCCCACAGAGCCCTGGGACCAGACCCTGGGAGTGACCAACTTTCCCAGGAAGGCCAGCCGCAAGCCCCCCAGGGAGGAGTGCTCTGCCATTTGTGTTCTAGAGCAGCCCAGGGCCCTTGGGGGTCCTCAAATTCTGCTGGTGCAGAGGCCCAGTTCAG GTTTGCTGGCAGGACTGTGGGAGTTCCCATCAGTGACCGCAGAGGCCTCAGGGCGATGTCAGCGTGAGGCCCTGCTGCAGGAACTGCAGAGTTGGGCTgggcccctcccagcctcccacctCCAGCACCTTGGGCAG GCCTGTTTCAGCCCCTTGACCTTCCTCCAGGTGGTCCACACCTTCTCTCACATCAAGCTGACATATCAAGTATACGGTCTGGCTCTGGAAGGACAGACCCCGGTGACCATTGTACCACCTGGCGCACGCTGGCTGACCCGGGAGGAGTTTCACACTGCAGCTATCTCCACCGCTATGAAAAAG GTGTTCCGTGTGTACGAGGGCCAACAGCCAGGGATCTGCAAG GGTTCCAAGAGATCCCAAGTGTCTACTCCATCCAGCCGGAAAAAGCCCAGCCCTGGCCAGCAACTCCTGGATAGTTTCTTTCGGCCTCTCATCCCTACGGATTCATCCAACCTCAACAGTATGGCCCAGTGA
- the MUTYH gene encoding adenine DNA glycosylase isoform X11 produces the protein MTERSGTCPGEGWQRVRWIWTGGRMLKWPTLQDLAGASLEEVNQLWAGLGYYSRGRRLQQGARKVVEELGGHVPHTAETLQRLLPGVGRYTAGAIASIAFGQATGVVDGNVIRVLCRVRAIGADSSSTLVSQHLWGLAQQLVDPARPGDFNQAAMELGALVCTPQHPHCSQCPVRSLCRAYQKVERGKLLASQSLPGSPDVEECASSTELCQLCAHPTEPWDQTLGVTNFPRKASRKPPREECSAICVLEQPRALGGPQILLVQRPSSGLLAGLWEFPSVTAEASGRCQREALLQELQSWAGPLPASHLQHLGQVVHTFSHIKLTYQVYGLALEGQTPVTIVPPGARWLTREEFHTAAISTAMKKVFRVYEGQQPGICKGSKRSQVSTPSSRKKPSPGQQLLDSFFRPLIPTDSSNLNSMAQ, from the exons ATGACCGAGAGAAGCGGGACCTGCCCTGGAGAAGGCTG gcagagggtgaggtGGATCTGGACAGGCGGGCGTATGCTG AAGTGGCCAACGCTGCAGGACCTAGCCGGTGCTTCCCTGGAG GAGGTGAACCAGCTCTGGGCTGGCCTGGGTTACTACTCTCGAGGCCGGCGGCTGCAGCAAGGAGCTCGGAAG GTGGTAGAGGAGCTAGGGGGCCATGTGCCACATACAGCAGAAACCCTGCAGCGGCTCCTGCCTGGCGTGGGGCGGTACACAGCAGGAGCCATTGCCTCCATTGCCTTTGGACAG GCAACCGGTGTGGTAGATGGGAACGTAATACGGGTGCTATGCCGTGTCCGAGCCATTGGTGCTGATTCCAGCAGCACCCTTGTCTCCCAGCATCTCTG GGGTTTAGCCCAGCAGCTGGTAGACCCAGCCCGGCCCGGGGATTTTAACCAGGCAGCCATGGAGCTGGGGGCCCTAGTGTGCACCCCACAGCACCCGCACTGCAGCCAGTGCCCTGTGCGGAGCCTGTGCCGGGCATACCAGAAG GTGGAACGGGGAAAGCTCTTAGCCTCCCAGAGCCTGCCAGGCAGCCCCGACGTGGAGGAGTGTG CTTCCAGCACCGAACTGTGCCAGCTGTGCGCGCATCCCACAGAGCCCTGGGACCAGACCCTGGGAGTGACCAACTTTCCCAGGAAGGCCAGCCGCAAGCCCCCCAGGGAGGAGTGCTCTGCCATTTGTGTTCTAGAGCAGCCCAGGGCCCTTGGGGGTCCTCAAATTCTGCTGGTGCAGAGGCCCAGTTCAG GTTTGCTGGCAGGACTGTGGGAGTTCCCATCAGTGACCGCAGAGGCCTCAGGGCGATGTCAGCGTGAGGCCCTGCTGCAGGAACTGCAGAGTTGGGCTgggcccctcccagcctcccacctCCAGCACCTTGGGCAG GTGGTCCACACCTTCTCTCACATCAAGCTGACATATCAAGTATACGGTCTGGCTCTGGAAGGACAGACCCCGGTGACCATTGTACCACCTGGCGCACGCTGGCTGACCCGGGAGGAGTTTCACACTGCAGCTATCTCCACCGCTATGAAAAAG GTGTTCCGTGTGTACGAGGGCCAACAGCCAGGGATCTGCAAG GGTTCCAAGAGATCCCAAGTGTCTACTCCATCCAGCCGGAAAAAGCCCAGCCCTGGCCAGCAACTCCTGGATAGTTTCTTTCGGCCTCTCATCCCTACGGATTCATCCAACCTCAACAGTATGGCCCAGTGA